One stretch of Saccharopolyspora erythraea DNA includes these proteins:
- a CDS encoding ABC transporter substrate-binding protein, translating to MTGFRRLAALLLAALALLAGATACATRPPAVDPPGPVDDPASAFPAKVQIPGQEPVTLAQQPKRIVSLSPTATETLYAVGAGDQVVAVDQFSDFPAQAPRTELSALNSDAAAIGGQNPDLVIAPDSATELAEGLRALDVPVLLTPAPASLDDAYRQIEVIGQATGHTKAAKNLSGRMRSDIERLVESTPKPPRPLTYYHEVSPDHYTATSQSFVGSVYALFGLTNIADPAGGPFPQLSEEHIVQANPDLIFLADTKCCQVTSAAAAARPGWNALTAVREGRVVELDDDTAGRWGPRVVDLVRSISEAVKKTQHG from the coding sequence ATGACCGGGTTCCGCCGCCTCGCCGCGTTGCTGCTCGCCGCGCTCGCCCTGCTCGCCGGGGCCACAGCCTGCGCCACTCGTCCCCCGGCCGTCGATCCGCCCGGCCCGGTCGACGACCCGGCTTCGGCGTTCCCGGCGAAGGTGCAGATCCCCGGCCAGGAACCCGTGACGCTGGCCCAGCAGCCCAAGCGCATCGTCTCGCTCTCCCCCACGGCCACCGAGACCCTCTACGCGGTGGGCGCGGGCGACCAGGTCGTGGCCGTGGACCAGTTCTCCGACTTCCCGGCGCAGGCTCCCCGCACCGAGCTGTCGGCACTGAACTCCGACGCCGCCGCCATCGGCGGGCAGAACCCCGACCTGGTGATCGCGCCGGACAGCGCGACTGAGCTGGCCGAGGGACTGCGCGCGCTCGACGTGCCGGTGCTGCTGACCCCGGCGCCCGCGAGCCTCGACGACGCCTACCGCCAGATCGAGGTCATCGGTCAGGCCACCGGGCACACCAAGGCCGCCAAGAACCTCTCCGGACGGATGCGTTCGGACATCGAACGCCTGGTGGAGTCGACTCCCAAGCCCCCGCGCCCGCTGACCTACTACCACGAGGTCAGCCCGGATCACTACACCGCGACCTCGCAGAGCTTCGTCGGCAGCGTCTACGCCCTGTTCGGCCTCACCAACATCGCCGACCCGGCGGGCGGGCCGTTCCCGCAGCTGTCCGAGGAGCACATCGTGCAGGCCAACCCGGACCTGATCTTCCTGGCCGACACCAAGTGCTGCCAGGTGACCTCCGCCGCGGCCGCCGCGCGGCCGGGCTGGAACGCGCTGACCGCCGTCCGGGAGGGCCGCGTCGTCGAGCTGGACGACGACACCGCCGGGCGCTGGGGCCCGCGCGTGGTCGACCTGGTCCGCTCGATCAGCGAGGCCGTGAAGAAGACGCAGCACGGCTGA
- a CDS encoding FecCD family ABC transporter permease → MPVTALPRTRLRPSHLLLGVAALLLCVLLAVLTGAAELGWQRVLGELVAQVTGGMSPLSEREAAILWQLRVPRVLLGALVGAALAVSGAAFQGVFRNPLADPYLLGSAAGAGLAVTVVIAVAPELAGGMSVPVQVAAFTGALGGVGLTWAVGRVSGADTATLVLAGVAVGAFLTAGQTFVQQLRLESLEQVYMWILGRLTTTGWREVLLVLPYLAVAVVVLCLCGRLLDLLGTGDEEAAALGVRPGRVRALVLVAASLATAAAVSVAGLIGFVGLVVPHLVRLAVGGGYRVIVPLSLLFGGAFLVLADMLARTVMAPAELPIGVITAFAGAPFFAVLLYARRTA, encoded by the coding sequence ATGCCCGTCACCGCGTTGCCGCGGACGCGGCTGCGCCCGTCCCACCTCCTGCTCGGCGTCGCCGCCCTGCTGCTGTGCGTGCTGCTGGCGGTGCTCACCGGTGCCGCCGAGCTCGGCTGGCAGCGGGTGCTCGGCGAGCTGGTCGCGCAGGTCACCGGCGGCATGTCCCCGCTGTCGGAGCGCGAGGCGGCGATCCTGTGGCAGCTCAGGGTGCCGCGCGTGTTGCTGGGCGCGCTGGTCGGCGCGGCGCTGGCGGTCTCCGGCGCGGCCTTCCAGGGCGTGTTCCGAAACCCGCTGGCCGACCCCTACCTGCTGGGATCGGCCGCCGGCGCAGGGCTCGCGGTCACCGTCGTGATCGCCGTCGCCCCGGAGCTGGCCGGCGGCATGTCGGTGCCGGTCCAGGTCGCGGCCTTCACCGGAGCGCTCGGCGGGGTCGGGCTGACCTGGGCGGTGGGCCGGGTCTCCGGCGCCGACACGGCCACGCTGGTGCTCGCCGGTGTCGCGGTGGGCGCGTTCCTCACCGCCGGGCAGACCTTCGTCCAGCAGCTGCGCCTGGAGTCGCTGGAGCAGGTCTACATGTGGATCCTCGGCAGGCTGACCACCACCGGCTGGCGGGAGGTGCTGCTCGTGCTGCCCTACCTCGCGGTCGCGGTGGTCGTGCTGTGCCTGTGCGGGCGGCTGCTGGACCTGCTGGGCACCGGCGACGAGGAGGCCGCGGCGCTGGGCGTGCGCCCGGGCCGGGTGCGTGCGCTGGTGCTGGTCGCGGCGTCGCTGGCCACCGCGGCGGCGGTGTCGGTGGCCGGGCTGATCGGTTTCGTCGGACTCGTCGTGCCACACCTGGTGCGGCTGGCCGTCGGCGGCGGCTACCGGGTGATCGTGCCGCTGTCGCTGCTGTTCGGCGGCGCGTTCCTGGTGCTGGCCGACATGCTCGCCCGCACCGTGATGGCGCCCGCGGAGCTTCCCATCGGCGTCATCACCGCGTTCGCCGGCGCGCCGTTCTTCGCCGTGCTGCTCTACGCCAGGAGGACCGCTTGA
- a CDS encoding ABC transporter ATP-binding protein encodes MSSLQTHGLSAGYRRTTVVSDVSVTVDSGGWLGIIGPNGSGKSTLLKAVAGLVRHEGRVVVDGRAVAGLRRRERARLVGYAPQIPQLPVGMTVTDYVLLGRTPHLGPLGREGARDLEVVGGFLERLDLDGLADRQLSTLSGGERQRTVLARALAQQAGVLLLDEPTTGLDVGHAQALLDLVDELRRELGTTVVMTLHDLTLAAQYAERLLLLDGGRVAAEGTPDEVLTPTTLSERYTGRVTVLHTPDGNPVIAPIRG; translated from the coding sequence TTGAGCAGCCTCCAGACCCACGGCCTCTCGGCCGGGTACCGCCGCACCACCGTCGTCTCGGACGTGTCGGTCACGGTGGACAGCGGCGGCTGGCTGGGCATCATCGGCCCCAACGGCTCCGGCAAGTCCACCCTGCTCAAGGCGGTGGCGGGACTGGTGCGGCACGAGGGGCGCGTGGTGGTCGACGGCCGTGCGGTGGCCGGGCTGCGCCGCCGGGAACGCGCGCGGCTGGTCGGCTACGCCCCACAGATCCCGCAGCTCCCGGTCGGCATGACCGTCACCGACTACGTGCTGCTCGGTCGGACACCGCACCTGGGACCCCTGGGCCGCGAAGGCGCCAGGGACCTGGAGGTCGTCGGCGGGTTCCTGGAGCGGCTGGACCTCGACGGGCTCGCCGACCGGCAGCTGTCGACCCTCTCCGGCGGCGAACGCCAGCGCACCGTCCTGGCCCGCGCGCTCGCGCAGCAGGCGGGCGTGCTGCTGCTGGACGAGCCCACGACCGGACTCGACGTCGGACACGCACAGGCCCTGCTCGACCTGGTCGACGAACTGCGGCGGGAGCTCGGCACCACGGTCGTCATGACGCTGCACGACCTGACGCTGGCCGCGCAGTACGCGGAGCGCCTGCTGCTGCTCGACGGCGGCCGGGTCGCCGCCGAGGGCACCCCTGACGAGGTCCTGACCCCCACGACGCTCTCCGAGCGCTACACCGGTCGCGTCACCGTCCTGCACACGCCCGACGGCAACCCCGTCATCGCCCCGATCCGCGGCTGA
- the lgt gene encoding prolipoprotein diacylglyceryl transferase, which yields MTAPVPASATAFLANIPSPDQGVWYIGPFPLRAYALCIIAGIVVAILWGDRRWVARGGRKGTVVDIAVFAVPFGLVGGRLYHVATDWHKYFGPDRNPLDALKVWEGGLGIWGAVALGAVGAWIGCRRRGVPLPAFADAVAPGLVLAQAIGRLGNWFNQELYGGPTTLPWGLEIYRRIDPATGLSDPIAGVAADHTPITVVHPTFLYELLWNVGVCLLIVWADRQFRMGRGRVFALYVAGYTAGRFWIELMRTDEATPLFGIRINVFTSVIVFALAVVYLLVVRGKREDPAQLLGKPRPGEEDEPEARSDDAPAEEAAGGEAADGERRAGGADAAEPEAERDRPEAGSGQPEAQAQRANGDGESRS from the coding sequence GTGACTGCCCCGGTTCCCGCATCGGCGACGGCCTTCCTGGCCAACATCCCCAGCCCCGACCAGGGGGTCTGGTACATCGGCCCGTTCCCCCTGCGCGCGTACGCGCTGTGCATCATCGCAGGCATCGTCGTGGCGATCCTGTGGGGCGACCGGCGCTGGGTCGCCCGCGGAGGCCGCAAGGGCACGGTCGTCGACATCGCGGTGTTCGCGGTGCCGTTCGGCCTGGTGGGCGGTCGGCTCTACCACGTCGCGACCGACTGGCACAAATACTTCGGGCCGGACCGCAACCCGCTGGACGCGCTCAAGGTCTGGGAGGGCGGCCTCGGCATCTGGGGCGCGGTCGCCCTCGGCGCCGTCGGCGCCTGGATCGGCTGCCGCCGCCGCGGCGTCCCGCTGCCCGCGTTCGCCGACGCGGTCGCGCCCGGCCTCGTGCTCGCCCAGGCGATCGGCCGCCTCGGCAACTGGTTCAACCAGGAGCTCTACGGCGGACCGACCACGCTGCCCTGGGGCCTGGAGATCTACCGGCGCATCGACCCGGCGACCGGCCTCTCCGACCCGATCGCCGGGGTCGCCGCCGACCACACCCCGATCACGGTCGTGCACCCGACCTTCCTCTACGAGCTGCTGTGGAACGTCGGCGTCTGCCTGCTCATCGTGTGGGCCGACCGCCAGTTCAGGATGGGTCGCGGCCGCGTCTTCGCGCTCTACGTCGCCGGGTACACCGCGGGCCGGTTCTGGATCGAGCTGATGCGCACCGACGAGGCCACGCCGCTGTTCGGCATCCGGATCAACGTCTTCACCTCGGTCATCGTCTTCGCCCTCGCCGTGGTCTACCTGCTGGTCGTGCGCGGCAAGCGGGAGGACCCGGCGCAGCTGCTCGGCAAGCCGAGGCCGGGCGAGGAGGACGAGCCGGAGGCTCGGTCCGACGACGCCCCGGCCGAGGAGGCCGCCGGCGGCGAAGCCGCGGACGGCGAGCGGCGGGCCGGCGGCGCGGACGCCGCCGAGCCGGAGGCGGAGCGCGACCGGCCGGAGGCCGGGAGCGGGCAGCCGGAGGCGCAGGCGCAGCGCGCCAACGGCGACGGCGAGAGCCGGAGCTGA
- the trpA gene encoding tryptophan synthase subunit alpha, which translates to MSLHDVFASCKQEGRAALIGYLPAGYPTVEGSKELLGAILSGTGDEPGCDIVEVGLPFSDPVIDGPTVQAASDRALRAGFRVRDLFDVVSSIASGGGNAVVMTYWNPVHHYGVDAFARDLKAAGGLGVITPDLVPDEAEDWIAATDEHGIDRIFLVAPSSTEQRLEMTTKAASGFIYAASVMGVTGARDSVGAAAEGLVKRTRAYTDLPIGVGLGVRSGEQAAEVAGFADGVIVGSAFIDRAEREGVEGVRALASELARGVRSR; encoded by the coding sequence GTGAGCCTGCACGACGTTTTCGCTTCCTGCAAGCAGGAGGGGCGCGCGGCGCTCATCGGCTACCTCCCTGCCGGTTACCCGACCGTGGAGGGCTCGAAGGAGCTGCTCGGCGCGATCTTGTCGGGCACCGGTGACGAGCCGGGCTGCGACATCGTCGAGGTCGGTCTGCCGTTCTCCGATCCGGTGATCGACGGCCCGACCGTCCAGGCCGCCAGCGACCGGGCGCTGCGCGCCGGCTTCCGGGTGCGCGACCTGTTCGACGTGGTGTCCTCGATCGCCTCCGGCGGCGGCAACGCCGTGGTGATGACCTACTGGAACCCGGTGCACCACTACGGCGTGGACGCCTTCGCCCGCGACCTCAAGGCCGCCGGCGGGCTCGGGGTCATCACCCCGGACCTGGTGCCCGACGAGGCGGAGGACTGGATTGCCGCGACCGACGAGCACGGCATCGACCGGATCTTCCTGGTCGCGCCGTCCTCGACCGAGCAGCGGCTGGAGATGACCACCAAGGCCGCCTCCGGTTTCATCTACGCCGCCTCGGTCATGGGCGTGACGGGCGCCCGCGACTCGGTCGGCGCAGCGGCGGAGGGGCTGGTCAAGCGCACCCGCGCCTACACCGACCTGCCCATCGGCGTCGGACTGGGCGTGCGCTCCGGCGAGCAGGCCGCCGAGGTCGCCGGCTTCGCCGACGGTGTCATCGTGGGCTCGGCGTTCATCGACCGCGCCGAGCGCGAGGGCGTCGAGGGCGTGCGGGCGCTGGCATCGGAACTGGCCAGGGGCGTTCGCAGCCGCTGA
- the trpB gene encoding tryptophan synthase subunit beta translates to MTPASGADTAHAHRPGKPVPEGHDPDERGHFGPYGGRFMPEALIAAQDELAAEYEKAQHDPEYVDELARLLRDYAGRPSLLTEAERFSEHAGGARILLKREDLNHTGSHKINNVLGQALLVKRMGKRRVIAETGAGQHGVATATACALLGLECVIYMGEVDTKRQALNVARMRLLGAEVIPVPSGSATLKDAINEALRDWVTNVEDTHYLLGTAAGAHPFPVMVRNFHRVIGEEAREQSLALTGRLPDVVAACVGGGSNAIGIFHGFIDDPDVRLVGFEPAGHGLDSGEHGATLTQGTPGTLHGARSYLLQTDDGQITEAYSISAGLDYPGVGPEHSYLKDSGRAEYRAVTDDEAMQAFQLLSRTEGIIPAIESAHALAGAIELGKELGPDAVILVSLSGRGDKDMDTAAKYFGLVDEAEQEKDR, encoded by the coding sequence ATGACACCCGCTAGCGGCGCGGACACCGCGCACGCCCACCGTCCGGGCAAACCCGTGCCGGAAGGCCACGACCCGGACGAGCGCGGGCACTTCGGACCCTACGGCGGCCGGTTCATGCCGGAGGCGCTGATCGCCGCCCAGGACGAGCTCGCCGCCGAGTACGAGAAGGCCCAGCACGACCCGGAGTACGTCGACGAGCTGGCCCGCCTGCTGCGCGACTATGCGGGGCGGCCCTCGCTGCTGACCGAGGCCGAGCGCTTCTCCGAGCACGCGGGCGGCGCGCGGATCCTGCTCAAGCGCGAGGACCTCAACCACACCGGCTCGCACAAGATCAACAACGTGCTCGGGCAGGCGCTGCTGGTCAAGCGGATGGGCAAGCGCCGGGTGATCGCCGAGACCGGCGCGGGCCAGCACGGCGTCGCCACGGCGACCGCGTGCGCGCTGCTCGGCCTCGAATGCGTCATCTACATGGGCGAGGTCGACACCAAGCGCCAGGCGCTCAACGTGGCCCGGATGCGGCTGCTCGGCGCCGAGGTCATCCCGGTGCCCTCCGGCTCGGCCACCCTCAAGGACGCCATCAACGAGGCGCTGCGCGACTGGGTCACCAACGTCGAGGACACCCACTACCTGCTGGGCACCGCGGCGGGCGCGCATCCCTTCCCGGTCATGGTCCGCAACTTCCACCGGGTCATCGGCGAGGAGGCCCGGGAGCAGTCGCTGGCGCTGACCGGCAGGCTGCCCGACGTCGTCGCCGCGTGCGTGGGCGGCGGCTCCAACGCCATCGGCATCTTCCACGGCTTCATCGACGACCCGGACGTGCGGCTGGTCGGGTTCGAGCCCGCGGGCCACGGCCTCGACAGCGGCGAGCACGGCGCGACGCTGACCCAGGGCACCCCCGGGACGTTGCACGGCGCGCGCTCGTACCTGCTGCAGACCGACGACGGCCAGATCACCGAGGCGTACTCGATCTCGGCGGGCCTGGACTACCCCGGCGTCGGGCCGGAGCACTCCTACCTCAAGGACTCCGGTCGCGCCGAGTACCGCGCGGTCACCGACGACGAGGCGATGCAGGCCTTCCAGCTGCTCTCGCGCACCGAGGGCATCATCCCGGCGATCGAGTCCGCGCACGCCCTGGCCGGCGCGATCGAGCTCGGCAAGGAGCTCGGCCCGGACGCGGTCATCCTGGTGAGCCTGTCCGGCCGCGGCGACAAGGACATGGACACCGCCGCGAAGTACTTCGGCCTCGTCGACGAGGCGGAACAGGAGAAGGACCGGTGA
- the trpC gene encoding indole-3-glycerol phosphate synthase TrpC → MSVLESIIDGVREDLAVRESAIPFEEIKQRSAAAPPPRDVMAALHAPGVGVIAEVKRRSPSKGELADIAEPAELAADYAAAGARVISVLTEQRRFGGSLADFDAVRAKVSAPLLRKDFIVSPYQVHEARAHGADMVLLIVAALEQVALEALLDRVESLGMTALVEVHTAEEADRALEAGAKVIGINARNLHTLEVDRDVFGRIAPGLPVEVLKVAESGVRGPSDLMAYAGSGADAVLVGEGLVTSDNPRTAVTQLVTAGSHPACPRPSR, encoded by the coding sequence GTGAGCGTTCTGGAATCCATCATCGACGGTGTTCGCGAGGACCTGGCCGTCCGGGAATCGGCGATTCCCTTCGAGGAGATCAAGCAGCGGTCCGCGGCGGCTCCGCCGCCGAGGGACGTGATGGCCGCGCTGCACGCCCCGGGCGTGGGCGTGATCGCCGAGGTCAAGCGGCGCAGCCCGTCCAAGGGCGAGCTCGCCGATATAGCGGAGCCGGCCGAGCTGGCGGCCGACTACGCGGCGGCCGGGGCGCGCGTGATCAGCGTGCTCACCGAGCAGCGCCGCTTCGGCGGCTCGCTGGCCGACTTCGACGCGGTGCGCGCCAAGGTGAGCGCGCCGCTGCTGCGCAAGGACTTCATCGTCAGCCCCTACCAGGTGCACGAGGCCCGCGCGCACGGCGCGGACATGGTGCTGCTGATCGTGGCCGCGCTGGAGCAGGTGGCGCTGGAGGCGCTGCTGGACCGGGTCGAGTCGCTGGGCATGACGGCGCTGGTCGAGGTGCACACCGCGGAGGAGGCCGACCGGGCGCTGGAGGCCGGTGCCAAGGTCATCGGCATCAACGCCCGCAACCTGCACACCCTGGAGGTCGACCGGGACGTCTTCGGCCGGATCGCCCCCGGGCTGCCGGTCGAGGTGCTCAAGGTCGCTGAATCGGGTGTTCGTGGCCCGAGCGACCTGATGGCCTACGCCGGCTCGGGCGCCGACGCGGTGCTTGTCGGAGAGGGCCTGGTCACCAGCGACAACCCGAGGACGGCGGTGACGCAGCTGGTCACCGCGGGTTCCCACCCGGCCTGCCCGCGCCCCAGCAGGTGA
- a CDS encoding Trp biosynthesis-associated membrane protein, whose product MTTEQGSESRPATSPRLLWSVVLLMLAAAAMLWGAGALAWVSQRYRTPLGQELTAGPAGSALRPELVPLALATLAAIAAVLATGGLLRRLIGLLVLAEGGMLVWRVVDWHVGGWFAYTGPKVPPGSVPVAGFASNPAGPLLMSAAAALLVVAGALVVLRAGRMPAMGARYSAPGEARRASRDPDRRLWDALDEGRDPTVDKDR is encoded by the coding sequence TTGACGACCGAGCAGGGATCTGAGAGCCGTCCGGCCACCTCGCCGAGGCTGCTGTGGTCGGTGGTGCTGCTGATGCTGGCCGCCGCGGCGATGCTGTGGGGCGCGGGCGCGCTGGCCTGGGTGAGCCAGCGCTACCGGACACCGCTGGGCCAGGAGCTGACGGCCGGTCCGGCGGGCAGCGCGCTGCGGCCGGAGCTGGTGCCGCTGGCGCTGGCCACCCTCGCCGCCATCGCGGCGGTCCTGGCCACCGGCGGCTTGCTGCGCAGGCTGATCGGCCTGCTCGTGCTGGCCGAGGGCGGCATGCTGGTGTGGCGCGTGGTCGACTGGCACGTCGGGGGTTGGTTCGCCTACACGGGGCCGAAGGTGCCGCCGGGCAGCGTGCCGGTCGCCGGGTTCGCCTCGAACCCGGCGGGACCGCTGCTGATGTCGGCCGCGGCCGCGCTGCTCGTCGTGGCGGGCGCGCTGGTCGTGCTGCGCGCGGGGCGGATGCCCGCGATGGGGGCGCGGTACTCGGCGCCGGGAGAGGCCCGGCGCGCGAGCCGGGATCCCGACCGCAGGCTGTGGGACGCACTCGACGAGGGACGGGACCCGACGGTCGACAAGGACCGCTGA
- a CDS encoding anthranilate synthase component I has protein sequence MVGGDIGKISPEREEFRALAADHRVIPVVRRLLADDETPLGVYRKLAGNRPGTFLFESAENGRSWSRWSFVGVRSAAALTVRDGEARWTGTPPVGLPEGGDPLVALNETVKLLHTDPLPGLPPLTGGMVGYLGYDSVRRLERLPDLAEDDLEIPELVMLLATDLAALDHHEGTITLIANAVNWDDSPERVDAAYDDAVRRLDEMTERLFLPSEPTVAVFSRPAPDFVRKRTESEHHAAVEKAKEAIRAGEAFQVVVSQRFEMATDADALDVYRVLRTTNPSPYMYLLRLEDPDGGGPFDIVGSSPESLVTVRDGQATTHPIAGTRWRGADEDEDALLEKELINDDKERAEHLMLVDLGRNDLGRVCRPGSVKVVDFFRIERYSHVMHIVSTVTGTLAEGRTAFDAVAACFPAGTLSGAPKPRALELIEELEPTRRAQYGGVVGYLDFAGNADTAIAIRTALVRDGTAYVQAGGGIVADSDPVAEDQECLNKARAVLNAVATAQTLRRPGNHHPAAGDRVDDRAGI, from the coding sequence ATGGTGGGCGGCGACATCGGCAAGATCAGTCCAGAACGCGAGGAGTTCCGCGCGCTTGCCGCGGACCACCGGGTGATCCCGGTGGTGCGGCGGCTGCTCGCGGACGACGAGACCCCGCTCGGCGTGTACCGCAAGCTCGCGGGCAACCGGCCGGGCACGTTCCTGTTCGAGTCGGCCGAGAACGGCCGCTCCTGGTCCCGATGGTCGTTCGTGGGCGTGCGCAGCGCCGCCGCCCTGACGGTCCGCGACGGCGAGGCGCGCTGGACCGGCACGCCGCCGGTCGGGCTGCCCGAGGGCGGCGACCCGCTGGTGGCGCTCAACGAGACGGTCAAGCTGCTGCACACCGACCCGCTGCCGGGGCTGCCGCCGCTGACCGGCGGCATGGTCGGCTACCTCGGCTACGACTCGGTGCGCAGGCTGGAGCGGCTGCCCGACCTGGCCGAGGACGACCTGGAGATCCCCGAGCTGGTGATGCTGCTGGCCACCGACCTGGCCGCGCTGGACCACCACGAGGGCACCATCACGCTGATCGCCAACGCGGTGAACTGGGACGACAGCCCGGAGCGGGTCGACGCCGCCTACGACGACGCGGTCCGCAGGCTCGACGAGATGACCGAGCGGCTGTTCCTGCCCTCCGAGCCCACCGTGGCGGTGTTCTCCCGGCCTGCCCCGGACTTCGTGCGCAAGCGCACCGAGTCCGAGCACCACGCGGCGGTGGAGAAGGCCAAGGAGGCCATCCGCGCGGGCGAGGCGTTCCAGGTCGTGGTCTCGCAGCGGTTCGAGATGGCGACCGACGCCGACGCGCTGGACGTCTACCGGGTGCTGCGCACCACCAACCCCAGCCCGTACATGTACCTGCTGCGCCTGGAGGACCCCGACGGCGGCGGCCCGTTCGACATCGTCGGCTCCAGCCCGGAGTCACTGGTGACCGTCCGCGACGGCCAGGCCACCACGCACCCGATCGCGGGCACCCGCTGGCGCGGCGCCGACGAGGACGAGGACGCGCTGCTGGAGAAGGAGCTCATCAACGACGACAAGGAGCGCGCCGAGCACCTGATGCTGGTCGACCTCGGCCGAAACGACCTGGGCCGGGTCTGCCGGCCGGGGTCGGTGAAGGTCGTGGACTTCTTCCGCATCGAGCGCTACAGCCACGTCATGCACATCGTGTCGACGGTGACCGGCACCCTCGCGGAGGGGCGCACGGCCTTCGACGCGGTCGCGGCGTGCTTCCCGGCGGGCACCCTGTCCGGGGCGCCCAAGCCGCGCGCCCTGGAGCTGATCGAGGAGCTCGAACCGACCCGCCGCGCCCAGTACGGCGGCGTGGTCGGCTACCTCGACTTCGCGGGCAACGCCGACACCGCGATCGCGATCCGCACCGCGCTGGTGCGCGACGGCACGGCCTACGTGCAGGCCGGCGGCGGCATCGTCGCCGACTCCGACCCGGTGGCCGAGGACCAGGAGTGCCTGAACAAGGCGCGCGCGGTGCTCAACGCGGTGGCGACCGCCCAGACGCTGCGGCGGCCGGGCAACCACCATCCGGCGGCGGGAGACAGGGTTGACGACCGAGCAGGGATCTGA
- a CDS encoding TetR family transcriptional regulator, whose protein sequence is MSGGIEEEAPRRRGRRRSGEDTRAALVSAAREVFIEQGYDGATVRAIATRAGVDAAMVNHWFGGKAGLFTAAVSIPVNPAEVLPKILDGPRDRVAERMVRTFVTVWDREGGGAFAALVRSIATQETAVRMLREFITTVLFGGLVRELGMDRAELRASLCASQVVGLGMVRYVAALEPIASADAETVVAAVAPNLQRYLTGDLSDVPS, encoded by the coding sequence GTGAGCGGTGGCATCGAGGAGGAGGCGCCCAGGCGCCGGGGACGGCGGCGCAGCGGCGAGGACACCAGGGCGGCGCTGGTCTCGGCGGCCCGGGAGGTGTTCATCGAGCAGGGCTACGACGGGGCGACCGTGCGGGCCATCGCCACCAGGGCGGGCGTGGACGCGGCGATGGTCAACCACTGGTTCGGGGGCAAGGCGGGGCTGTTCACCGCCGCGGTGTCGATCCCGGTCAACCCGGCCGAGGTGCTGCCCAAGATCCTCGACGGCCCGCGGGACCGCGTCGCCGAGCGGATGGTGCGCACCTTCGTGACGGTGTGGGACCGCGAGGGCGGCGGCGCGTTCGCGGCGCTGGTGCGCAGCATCGCGACGCAAGAGACGGCGGTGCGCATGCTGCGGGAATTCATCACGACTGTGCTCTTCGGCGGTCTGGTCCGGGAGCTCGGCATGGACCGGGCGGAGCTGCGTGCGTCGCTGTGCGCGTCGCAGGTCGTCGGCCTGGGCATGGTCCGCTACGTCGCGGCGCTGGAGCCGATCGCGTCGGCCGACGCCGAGACCGTCGTGGCGGCGGTGGCGCCGAACCTCCAGCGCTACCTGACCGGCGACCTGTCGGACGTGCCGTCGTAG
- the hisI gene encoding phosphoribosyl-AMP cyclohydrolase, with protein MSSGLDPAIAARLKRNSEGLVAAVAQQRGTGEVLMMAWMDEEALHRTLTTRKGTYYSRSRQQYWVKGETSGHTQYVHEVRLDCDGDTVLLVVDQVDGACHTGDRTCFDADVLLAEG; from the coding sequence ATGAGCAGCGGCCTGGACCCGGCGATCGCCGCCCGGCTCAAGCGCAACTCCGAGGGCCTGGTCGCGGCGGTGGCCCAGCAGCGCGGCACCGGCGAGGTGCTGATGATGGCCTGGATGGACGAGGAGGCCCTGCACCGCACGCTGACCACCCGCAAGGGCACCTACTACTCCCGCAGCAGGCAGCAGTACTGGGTCAAGGGCGAGACGTCCGGGCACACCCAGTACGTGCACGAGGTCCGGCTCGACTGCGACGGCGACACGGTGCTGCTGGTCGTGGACCAGGTGGACGGCGCCTGCCACACCGGCGACCGCACCTGCTTCGACGCCGACGTCCTGCTGGCGGAGGGCTGA